One segment of Phaeacidiphilus oryzae TH49 DNA contains the following:
- a CDS encoding acyl-CoA dehydrogenase family protein encodes MDFTFSEEQQAAVEAARAALSDAAPDGGSLPSPAVGGEPIAEDLDRELWQRLCKSDLTGIALAEEYGGGGQSVLAWALVLREAGRVLARVPLLETGAAALAVQHYGSAELRRRVLPEVAAGRLLLSVAPHGRVAHEPAPDGVTAAPAGDGGWTLDGLQTAVPYAPLVDRVLVPARTPGGGVVLLLVDPRGSGVTTRRQVGTHGEVSGELEFAAAPVERAWQLGEPEEDGAADTWRRVRGLLEVGVAALCLGLGEDVLRRTAAYTSQREQFGHPLATFQAVAVQAADRFIDLRAMAATLWQAAWRMDLELRGEAPSGSALPIEADLATAKIWAAEGVRAVTASAQHLHGGMGADLDNPLHRYHAWAKHLELLLGPAAAYEEELGDVLAKDARRG; translated from the coding sequence GTGGACTTCACCTTCAGCGAGGAGCAGCAGGCAGCCGTGGAGGCGGCCCGGGCCGCTCTCTCCGACGCAGCGCCCGACGGCGGCAGCCTCCCGAGTCCCGCGGTCGGCGGCGAGCCGATCGCCGAGGACCTGGACCGGGAGCTGTGGCAGCGGCTCTGCAAGTCCGATCTGACCGGGATAGCCCTGGCCGAGGAGTACGGCGGCGGCGGTCAGTCCGTGCTGGCCTGGGCCCTGGTGCTGCGGGAGGCCGGCCGGGTGCTGGCCCGGGTGCCGCTGCTGGAGACCGGGGCGGCCGCGCTGGCCGTGCAGCACTACGGATCGGCCGAGCTGCGCCGGCGGGTGCTGCCGGAGGTCGCCGCCGGACGGCTGCTGCTGAGCGTCGCCCCGCACGGCCGCGTCGCCCACGAGCCGGCGCCGGACGGCGTCACCGCGGCTCCGGCGGGCGACGGCGGCTGGACGCTCGACGGACTGCAGACCGCGGTGCCGTACGCGCCCCTGGTGGACCGGGTGCTGGTGCCTGCGCGGACCCCCGGCGGCGGGGTGGTGCTGCTGCTCGTCGATCCGCGCGGCAGCGGGGTGACCACCCGGAGGCAGGTCGGCACCCACGGGGAGGTCTCGGGCGAGCTGGAGTTCGCCGCGGCCCCCGTCGAGCGGGCCTGGCAGCTCGGCGAGCCGGAGGAGGACGGCGCCGCCGACACCTGGCGGAGGGTCCGCGGGCTGCTGGAGGTCGGCGTCGCCGCGCTCTGCCTCGGCCTCGGCGAGGACGTCCTCCGCCGGACCGCCGCGTACACCTCGCAGCGCGAGCAGTTCGGGCATCCGCTGGCCACCTTCCAGGCGGTCGCGGTGCAGGCCGCCGACCGGTTCATCGACCTGCGGGCGATGGCGGCCACGCTGTGGCAGGCGGCCTGGCGGATGGACCTGGAGCTGCGCGGCGAGGCCCCCTCGGGCAGCGCGCTGCCGATCGAGGCGGACCTGGCCACGGCGAAGATCTGGGCCGCCGAGGGGGTCCGCGCGGTCACCGCGAGCGCCCAGCACCTCCACGGCGGCATGGGCGCCGACCTGGACAACCCCCTCCACCGCTACCACGCCTGGGCCAAGCACCTGGAGCTGCTCCTCGGCCCGGCGGCGGCGTACGAGGAGGAGCTGGGCGACGTGCTGGCGAAGGACGCACGGCGGGGCTGA
- a CDS encoding DUF5819 family protein, with translation MTTERTDPATRAEPPGRPRPAWVRGTLALAAVVLVGAVAYHLGTVFLSIAPGNPISERYQNGISDHVLPEFEQNWQLFAPDPLQADISVEARVQTLSPAGVRADSGWIDLTARDFARIRHNPAPSHVDQNQLRRAWDFYTSWHSTSEAPIGDRGGLSTEYLKRIALQRIGRDLGGRPIVQLQVRAVTVPLRGPAWVGVHASAGSATRTLPWWPVADADYQDLGVAAR, from the coding sequence ATGACCACCGAACGGACCGACCCCGCCACCCGGGCGGAGCCGCCCGGCCGGCCCCGGCCGGCCTGGGTGCGCGGGACGCTGGCGCTGGCGGCGGTGGTGCTGGTCGGAGCGGTCGCTTACCACCTGGGCACGGTCTTCCTCTCGATCGCGCCCGGCAACCCGATCTCCGAGCGCTACCAGAACGGCATATCCGACCACGTCCTCCCCGAGTTCGAGCAGAACTGGCAGCTCTTCGCGCCCGACCCGCTGCAGGCCGACATCTCGGTCGAAGCCCGGGTGCAGACCCTCTCCCCCGCCGGCGTCCGCGCCGACTCCGGCTGGATCGACCTCACCGCCCGGGACTTCGCCCGCATCCGGCACAACCCGGCGCCCAGCCACGTCGACCAGAACCAGCTCCGCCGCGCCTGGGACTTCTACACCTCCTGGCACAGCACGAGCGAGGCCCCGATCGGCGACCGCGGCGGCCTCTCCACCGAGTACCTCAAGCGGATCGCCCTCCAGCGGATCGGCCGCGACCTGGGCGGGCGGCCGATCGTCCAACTCCAGGTCCGCGCGGTCACCGTGCCGCTGCGCGGCCCGGCCTGGGTCGGCGTCCACGCCTCGGCCGGCTCCGCCACCCGGACCCTGCCGTGGTGGCCGGTGGCCGACGCGGACTACCAGGACCTGGGGGTGGCTGCCCGATGA
- a CDS encoding HTTM domain-containing protein — protein sequence MTVSGPPATDPGPEPEREREREPEREPEDGRTPGRADAVPADGVPASGVRADGVPARAADRLRRHWAAWSGGVLFPRQAAVARIGFSLTFAAFLLREWPNRLLLYGDRSPFSGPMARLLLSDNGAFTVLAWSDGRFWFELVYTLAFAVSLALALGWRTRAMSVLFMVAVLSLQNRAVLVGDGSDNVLHIMAIYLAFTRCGEAWSLDARRRRRRSGDGAATTSTVSAGAVYATPADLVDVLLWALLGLALLLAQLTGFAKLGMLAMSGWGAVFWAFWALSGLRRLSGLRRLPRLRRLTARQPSAPAGLDQLLDGLGNLLHGCALFVMAAEACLIYGTAGWYKIQGDLWQRGTALWFPLHLDYFSPWPALSHALAAHPLPVFLLSYGTVAVQVGFPFLVFHRRIKNLLLVALIAEHLGIAVLLGLPLFSAAMIAADLLFLPTTFLLRVERATDSGVLRYRHWRAHTNHSNQRY from the coding sequence ATGACCGTCTCCGGCCCGCCCGCGACCGATCCCGGACCCGAACCCGAACGCGAACGCGAACGCGAGCCCGAACGCGAGCCCGAGGACGGCCGCACCCCGGGCCGGGCGGACGCCGTTCCCGCGGACGGCGTCCCCGCGAGCGGCGTCCGCGCGGACGGCGTCCCCGCACGCGCGGCCGACCGGCTGCGACGGCACTGGGCGGCCTGGAGCGGCGGGGTGCTCTTCCCCCGCCAGGCGGCGGTGGCCCGGATCGGCTTCTCCCTCACCTTCGCCGCCTTCCTCCTCCGCGAGTGGCCGAACCGGCTGCTGCTGTACGGCGACCGCTCGCCGTTCAGCGGCCCGATGGCCCGCCTGCTGCTCTCCGACAACGGCGCGTTCACCGTGCTGGCCTGGTCGGACGGCCGGTTCTGGTTCGAGCTGGTCTACACCCTGGCGTTCGCCGTCTCGCTGGCCCTCGCGCTGGGCTGGCGGACCAGGGCGATGTCGGTGCTCTTCATGGTCGCCGTCCTCTCGCTGCAGAACCGCGCGGTGTTGGTCGGCGACGGCAGCGACAACGTGCTCCACATCATGGCGATCTACCTGGCCTTCACCCGTTGCGGGGAGGCCTGGTCGCTGGACGCGCGCCGCCGGCGCCGCCGGAGTGGTGACGGCGCCGCCACCACCTCCACCGTCTCCGCCGGCGCCGTCTACGCCACCCCGGCGGACCTCGTCGACGTCCTCCTCTGGGCCCTCCTCGGCCTGGCCCTGCTGCTGGCCCAGCTCACCGGCTTCGCCAAGCTGGGAATGCTCGCCATGTCCGGCTGGGGGGCCGTCTTCTGGGCCTTCTGGGCGCTCTCCGGCCTCCGCCGGCTCTCCGGCCTGCGTCGGCTCCCCCGCCTCCGCCGGCTCACCGCCCGGCAGCCGAGCGCGCCGGCCGGTCTCGACCAGCTCCTGGACGGCCTCGGCAATCTGCTGCACGGCTGCGCGCTCTTCGTGATGGCCGCCGAGGCCTGCCTGATCTACGGCACGGCCGGCTGGTACAAGATCCAGGGCGACCTCTGGCAGCGCGGCACCGCCCTCTGGTTCCCCCTCCACCTGGACTACTTCTCGCCCTGGCCGGCGCTCTCCCACGCGCTGGCCGCGCACCCGCTGCCGGTCTTCCTCCTCAGCTACGGCACGGTCGCCGTCCAGGTCGGCTTCCCGTTCCTGGTCTTCCACCGCCGGATCAAGAACCTGCTGCTGGTCGCGCTGATCGCCGAGCACCTGGGGATAGCCGTACTGCTCGGACTGCCGCTCTTCTCCGCCGCGATGATCGCGGCCGACCTCCTCTTCCTCCCCACGACCTTCCTGCTCCGAGTCGAGCGGGCCACTGATTCCGGGGTCCTGCGTTATCGGCATTGGAGGGCTCATACCAATCATTCCAATCAAAGGTATTAG
- a CDS encoding TrmH family RNA methyltransferase — MNTTPQHGEQYDEGFDEEQRAAVGVGPHPLPWPEGDQYDPALLAAGDRRNVVDRYRYWTREAIVADLDTRRHGFHVAVENWQHDFNIGSVVRTANAFLAAGVHIVGRRRWNRRGAMVTDRYQHVLHHAEVADLAAYAAERGLPVIGIDNLPGSVPLEKTDLPERCVLLFGQEGPGLTEAAREHASLVCSIAQFGSTRSINAGAAAAIAIHDWIRTHALGEIG; from the coding sequence GTGAACACCACCCCCCAGCACGGCGAGCAGTACGACGAGGGCTTCGACGAGGAGCAGCGGGCAGCCGTCGGCGTCGGACCCCACCCCCTCCCCTGGCCGGAGGGCGACCAGTACGACCCGGCGCTGCTGGCCGCCGGCGACCGCCGGAACGTCGTCGACCGCTACCGCTACTGGACCCGGGAGGCGATCGTCGCCGACCTGGACACCCGCCGGCACGGTTTCCACGTCGCCGTGGAGAACTGGCAGCACGACTTCAACATCGGCAGCGTGGTGCGCACCGCGAACGCCTTCCTCGCCGCCGGGGTGCACATCGTCGGACGCCGCCGCTGGAACCGGCGGGGGGCCATGGTCACCGACCGCTACCAGCACGTCCTCCACCACGCCGAGGTCGCCGATCTGGCCGCCTACGCCGCCGAGCGGGGACTGCCGGTGATCGGCATCGACAACCTCCCGGGCTCGGTCCCGCTGGAGAAGACCGACCTGCCCGAGCGCTGCGTACTCCTGTTCGGCCAGGAGGGCCCGGGGCTGACCGAGGCCGCCCGCGAGCACGCCTCCCTGGTCTGCTCCATCGCCCAGTTCGGCTCCACCCGGTCGATCAACGCCGGGGCCGCCGCCGCGATCGCCATCCACGACTGGATCCGCACCCACGCGCTGGGTGAGATCGGCTGA
- a CDS encoding CGNR zinc finger domain-containing protein, with protein sequence MTAPDPRPLTGEPLALDLLNTRWDDGDRIPCDLLTDTAGLAVWLSAAALPEEAAGRWTADQYTLLALRETRDALAAAARAPLKPSALAVRAVNSQLAYGRRRLQLGTDGRPTSTVAVDDPSRLVGWLAAENYLALLERAPTRIRACAAERCPLFFFDVSLNGRRRWCSMSTCGNRNKAARFSAARRGGSRV encoded by the coding sequence ATGACCGCTCCCGATCCCCGCCCGCTGACCGGCGAGCCGCTCGCGCTGGACCTCCTCAACACCCGTTGGGACGACGGCGACCGGATCCCCTGCGATCTCCTCACGGACACGGCAGGCCTGGCGGTCTGGCTCTCCGCCGCCGCTCTCCCCGAGGAGGCGGCGGGCCGCTGGACGGCCGACCAGTACACCCTGCTGGCGCTCCGCGAGACCCGGGACGCCCTCGCGGCCGCGGCCCGCGCCCCGCTGAAGCCGTCCGCGCTGGCCGTACGGGCCGTCAACTCGCAGCTGGCGTACGGGCGGAGGCGCCTGCAACTGGGCACCGACGGCCGGCCGACGTCCACCGTGGCGGTCGACGACCCGTCCCGGCTGGTCGGCTGGCTGGCCGCGGAGAACTACCTAGCCCTGCTGGAGCGGGCGCCGACGCGGATCCGCGCCTGCGCGGCGGAGCGCTGCCCGCTGTTCTTCTTCGACGTCTCCCTCAACGGCCGCCGCCGCTGGTGCTCCATGTCCACCTGTGGCAACCGCAACAAGGCCGCCCGCTTCTCCGCCGCCCGGCGCGGCGGCAGCCGGGTCTGA
- a CDS encoding MarR family winged helix-turn-helix transcriptional regulator has translation MTDAAERGAVAERAAGRKAEWRAAREQAARQLAEREQAEREQTERRVWDAMRTLVLEKEDRRREAAEELGMSSFLRVKALRRLAARGPLTMSQLSLELATDKPYTTVLVDGLEERGLVARTPHPEDRRRRMVALTEAGRVEAERALEILGRPPVALASFSESELALLDGYLARLLRA, from the coding sequence GTGACGGACGCGGCGGAGCGGGGCGCGGTCGCCGAGCGGGCGGCCGGACGGAAGGCGGAGTGGCGGGCCGCGCGGGAGCAGGCCGCCCGGCAGCTCGCCGAGCGGGAGCAGGCCGAGCGGGAGCAGACCGAGCGCCGGGTCTGGGACGCGATGCGGACGCTGGTCCTGGAGAAGGAGGACCGCCGGCGCGAGGCCGCGGAGGAGCTCGGGATGAGCAGCTTCCTGCGGGTCAAGGCGCTGCGGCGGCTGGCGGCGCGGGGCCCGCTGACGATGAGCCAGCTGAGCCTTGAGCTGGCCACCGACAAGCCGTACACCACGGTGCTGGTGGACGGACTGGAGGAGCGGGGCCTGGTGGCCCGGACGCCGCATCCGGAGGACCGGCGGCGGCGGATGGTCGCGCTGACGGAGGCGGGCCGCGTGGAGGCGGAGCGGGCGCTGGAGATCCTCGGCCGGCCGCCGGTGGCGCTGGCCAGCTTCTCGGAGTCCGAACTGGCTCTGCTGGACGGCTACCTGGCGCGTCTGCTGCGCGCCTGA
- a CDS encoding MFS transporter codes for MTDLSPRRRMLVLAICCMSLFIVGLDNTIVNIALPSIQRDLHASVSGLQWTIDAYTLVLASLLMFSGSTADRLGRRRTFQTGLVLFTAGSLACSLAPGLGWLVAARAVQAVGGSMLNPVAMSIVTNTFTDPRERARAIGVWGATMGVSMALGPVLGGLLVDSVGWQSIFWINIPIGVAAMVLAGIFVPESRAPRARRIDPVGQVLVIVALASVTYAIIEAPHAGWASAQTLGLFAVCAVAVAVLCRYEVRRREPLIDVRFFRSAPFSGAAVIAVCSFGSLAGFLFVNTIYLQDVRGYSAVHAGLVTLPMALMTLFFAPLSGRLVGGRGPRLPLLLAAAAIGVSALILTTVSATTPLAVLIVAYVLFGIGFGFVNAPITNTAVSGMPRSQAGVAAAVASTSRQIGSSLGVAVIGSLVTSAVVGPLRTGFPEASHIGWWITVGCAVAVFALGILTTGPWARQTAARTAELLGGGSDAADGRGQDRTAVRA; via the coding sequence GTGACCGATCTCTCGCCGCGGCGGCGGATGCTGGTACTCGCCATCTGCTGCATGAGTCTGTTCATCGTCGGACTCGACAACACCATCGTGAACATCGCGCTGCCCTCCATCCAGCGCGACCTCCACGCCTCCGTCTCCGGGCTGCAGTGGACCATCGACGCCTACACCCTGGTGCTGGCCAGCCTGCTGATGTTCTCCGGCTCCACGGCGGACCGGCTCGGCCGCCGGCGCACCTTCCAGACCGGCCTAGTCCTCTTCACCGCCGGCTCGCTGGCCTGCAGCCTGGCCCCCGGGCTCGGCTGGCTGGTGGCCGCGCGGGCGGTGCAGGCGGTCGGTGGCTCGATGCTGAACCCGGTGGCGATGTCCATCGTCACCAACACCTTCACCGACCCCCGGGAACGCGCCAGGGCGATCGGGGTGTGGGGCGCGACCATGGGCGTCAGCATGGCGCTCGGACCGGTGCTCGGCGGGCTGCTGGTGGACTCGGTCGGCTGGCAGTCGATCTTCTGGATCAACATCCCGATCGGGGTGGCCGCGATGGTGCTCGCCGGGATCTTCGTCCCCGAGTCCCGCGCTCCCCGGGCGCGCCGGATCGACCCGGTCGGCCAGGTGCTGGTGATCGTGGCCCTGGCCAGCGTCACCTACGCCATCATCGAGGCGCCGCACGCCGGGTGGGCCTCCGCCCAGACGCTGGGCCTCTTCGCGGTCTGCGCGGTCGCGGTGGCCGTCCTCTGCCGCTACGAGGTGCGGCGCCGGGAGCCCCTGATCGACGTGCGGTTCTTCCGCAGCGCGCCGTTCTCGGGTGCGGCGGTGATCGCGGTCTGCTCCTTCGGGTCGCTGGCCGGCTTCCTCTTCGTCAACACCATCTACCTGCAGGACGTCCGCGGGTACTCGGCGGTGCACGCCGGCCTGGTCACCCTGCCGATGGCGCTGATGACCCTCTTCTTCGCGCCGCTCTCCGGGCGGCTGGTGGGCGGGCGCGGTCCGCGGCTGCCGCTGCTGCTCGCGGCGGCGGCGATCGGCGTCAGCGCGCTGATCCTCACCACGGTGAGCGCGACCACGCCGCTGGCGGTGCTGATCGTGGCGTACGTCCTCTTCGGCATCGGCTTCGGCTTCGTCAACGCGCCGATCACCAACACGGCGGTCTCCGGGATGCCGCGCAGCCAGGCCGGGGTGGCCGCGGCGGTGGCCTCGACCAGCCGGCAGATCGGCAGCTCGCTGGGCGTCGCCGTGATCGGTTCGCTGGTCACCTCGGCGGTCGTCGGGCCGCTGCGGACCGGGTTCCCGGAGGCCAGCCACATCGGTTGGTGGATCACCGTGGGCTGCGCGGTGGCCGTCTTCGCCCTCGGTATCCTCACCACCGGGCCGTGGGCGCGGCAGACCGCCGCGCGGACGGCCGAGCTGCTGGGCGGCGGCTCGGACGCGGCCGATGGTCGGGGCCAGGACAGGACGGCGGTGCGGGCGTGA
- a CDS encoding TetR/AcrR family transcriptional regulator produces the protein MVDQIRSTGSPRRDAYTADSLLAVTVRVFNERGYDGTSMEDLSRAAGISKSSIYHHVRGKEELLRRAVGRALDGLFGILEEPGAVSGPAVARLEHVVRRMTQVLVAELPYVTLLLRVRGNTGTEQWALARRREFDHRVAGLFAAAAAEGDLRADVEPRLGTRLLFGMINSIVEWYHPGQGADGERALADAVVRIAFDGLRA, from the coding sequence ATGGTCGACCAGATCCGATCCACCGGGAGCCCTCGCCGGGACGCGTACACCGCCGACTCGCTGCTCGCCGTGACCGTGCGGGTCTTCAACGAGCGCGGCTACGACGGCACCTCGATGGAGGACCTCTCCCGCGCCGCCGGGATCTCCAAGTCGTCGATCTACCACCACGTCCGCGGCAAGGAGGAGCTGCTCCGGCGGGCCGTCGGCCGCGCCCTGGACGGGCTCTTCGGCATCCTGGAGGAGCCCGGGGCCGTCAGCGGCCCGGCGGTCGCCCGCCTGGAGCACGTGGTGCGCCGGATGACCCAGGTGCTGGTCGCCGAACTCCCGTACGTGACCCTGCTGCTGCGGGTGCGCGGGAACACCGGCACCGAGCAGTGGGCGCTGGCCCGCCGCCGCGAGTTCGACCACCGGGTGGCTGGCCTCTTCGCGGCCGCGGCCGCCGAAGGGGACCTGCGGGCCGACGTGGAGCCCCGGCTCGGCACCCGGCTGCTCTTCGGGATGATCAACTCGATCGTCGAGTGGTACCACCCTGGCCAGGGCGCCGACGGTGAGCGCGCGCTGGCCGACGCCGTGGTCCGGATCGCCTTCGACGGCCTGCGCGCCTGA
- a CDS encoding Lrp/AsnC family transcriptional regulator produces the protein MDRIDRAILRLLQQDGRASIRSVAERVHVSRANAYARIARMMEDGVIRGFTARVDHERAGQGASAYVTLKIVQNSWRTVRGQLLDLPGVEHIALVSGEFDVLLLVHTADNRALRDLVLNRIQGLPAVLSTHTLLVFDETDRIPVLPE, from the coding sequence CTGGACCGGATAGATCGGGCCATTCTCCGGCTGCTGCAGCAGGACGGACGGGCCTCGATCCGCTCGGTCGCCGAGCGGGTGCACGTCTCCCGGGCCAACGCCTACGCGCGGATCGCGCGGATGATGGAGGACGGGGTGATCCGCGGGTTCACCGCGCGGGTGGACCACGAGCGGGCCGGGCAGGGCGCCTCGGCGTACGTCACGCTGAAGATCGTGCAGAACTCCTGGCGGACCGTGCGGGGGCAGCTCCTCGACCTGCCGGGAGTCGAGCACATCGCGCTGGTCAGCGGGGAGTTCGACGTCCTGCTGCTGGTGCACACCGCGGACAACCGGGCGCTGCGGGACCTGGTGCTCAACCGGATCCAGGGGCTGCCGGCCGTGCTGAGCACCCACACGCTGCTGGTCTTCGACGAGACAGACCGGATCCCGGTACTTCCGGAGTGA
- a CDS encoding thiamine pyrophosphate-dependent dehydrogenase E1 component subunit alpha: MTLLDRAQGSAPWTPQSTGPRTEPGPLLPDAAPVRLLGEDAAGSAGTAAGLAPELLRTLHRRLVTGRRFNEQATALAKQGRLAVYPSSTGQEACQIAAAGVLQPTDWLFPSYRDSLAAVARGIDPVEVLTLLRGDAHSGWDPRRNRTAPLATPLATQAPHAVGLARAAALRGERLVALVLMGDGATSEGDFHEALNFAAVLRAPVVFLVQNNGYAISVPLAKQSAAPSLAHKAVGYGLPGRLVDGNDAAAVHQVVGEAVEYARDTGGPVLVEAITYRVDPHTNADDPRRYRSPEEAAAWRDHDPLVLMERHLRAAGLLDEEQRSAAAAEAEALAERMRAAFRTDPRPDPLDLFAHVYAEPTPQLREQEALLRAELAAEAESSGEEHR; the protein is encoded by the coding sequence ATGACTCTGCTGGACCGCGCCCAAGGGTCCGCCCCGTGGACCCCGCAGAGCACGGGCCCGCGTACCGAGCCGGGCCCGCTGCTGCCGGACGCGGCACCTGTCCGGCTGCTCGGCGAGGACGCCGCCGGCTCGGCGGGGACGGCCGCAGGGCTCGCCCCGGAACTGCTGCGCACTCTCCACCGCCGACTGGTCACCGGGCGCCGGTTCAACGAGCAGGCCACCGCCCTGGCCAAGCAGGGCAGGCTCGCCGTCTACCCGTCCTCCACCGGCCAGGAGGCCTGCCAGATCGCCGCGGCCGGGGTGCTCCAGCCCACCGACTGGCTCTTCCCCAGCTACCGGGACAGCCTGGCCGCGGTGGCCCGCGGCATCGACCCGGTCGAGGTCCTCACCCTGCTGCGCGGAGACGCCCACAGCGGCTGGGACCCGCGGCGGAACCGCACCGCCCCGCTGGCCACGCCCCTGGCCACCCAGGCGCCGCACGCGGTCGGCCTGGCCCGGGCGGCGGCGTTGCGCGGCGAGCGGCTGGTCGCCCTGGTGCTGATGGGCGACGGCGCCACCAGCGAGGGGGACTTCCACGAGGCGCTCAACTTCGCCGCCGTGCTCCGCGCCCCCGTGGTCTTCCTGGTGCAGAACAACGGCTACGCCATCTCCGTACCGCTGGCCAAGCAGTCCGCCGCGCCCTCGCTGGCGCACAAGGCGGTCGGCTACGGGTTGCCCGGGCGGCTGGTGGACGGCAACGACGCGGCCGCCGTCCACCAGGTGGTCGGCGAGGCCGTGGAGTACGCCCGGGACACCGGTGGGCCGGTGCTGGTCGAGGCGATCACCTACCGGGTGGACCCGCACACCAACGCCGACGACCCCCGCCGCTACCGCTCCCCGGAGGAGGCGGCGGCCTGGCGTGACCACGACCCGCTGGTCCTGATGGAACGTCATCTGCGGGCCGCCGGCCTGCTGGACGAGGAGCAGCGGTCGGCCGCCGCGGCCGAGGCCGAGGCGCTGGCCGAACGGATGCGGGCGGCCTTCAGGACCGACCCGCGGCCCGATCCGCTGGACCTCTTCGCCCACGTCTACGCCGAGCCGACCCCGCAGCTGCGCGAACAGGAGGCGCTGCTGCGCGCCGAGTTGGCCGCGGAGGCCGAGTCCTCGGGGGAGGAGCACCGATGA
- a CDS encoding alpha-ketoacid dehydrogenase subunit beta, with amino-acid sequence MAQALNRALRDALRADPSVHLLGEDVGALGGVFRVTDGLTAEFGEDRCTDTPLAEAGIVGTAVGMAMYGLRPVVELQFDAFAYPAFEQLASHVAKMRNRTAGRLPLPLTVRIPYGGGIGGVEHHGDSSEAYYVHTPGLHVMAPATVEDAYGMLRAAIASDDPVVFLEPKRLYWSKAEWDPEAPAATAPPGRAVLRREGRSAVLIAYGPSVPVCLEAAEAARADGWDLAVLDLRSLVPFDDETVCAAVRRTGRAVVVHESSGFAGVGAEIAARVTERCFHHLEAPVLRVAGFDIPYPPPMLERHHLPGVDRILDAVARLQWESSPSGDPDEGAGRR; translated from the coding sequence ATGGCGCAGGCCCTCAACCGCGCCCTGCGCGACGCCCTGCGCGCGGACCCGAGCGTCCACCTCCTCGGCGAGGACGTCGGCGCCCTCGGCGGCGTCTTCCGGGTCACCGACGGGCTGACCGCCGAGTTCGGCGAGGACCGCTGCACGGACACCCCGCTCGCCGAGGCCGGCATCGTCGGCACGGCGGTGGGGATGGCGATGTACGGGCTGCGCCCGGTCGTCGAGCTGCAGTTCGACGCCTTCGCCTACCCCGCCTTCGAGCAGCTCGCCTCGCATGTGGCCAAGATGCGCAACCGCACGGCCGGCCGGCTGCCGCTGCCGCTCACCGTGCGGATCCCCTACGGCGGCGGGATCGGCGGGGTCGAGCACCACGGCGACTCCTCCGAGGCGTACTACGTCCACACCCCCGGGCTCCATGTGATGGCGCCGGCCACGGTGGAGGACGCCTACGGGATGCTGCGCGCGGCCATCGCCTCCGACGACCCGGTCGTCTTCCTGGAACCCAAGCGGCTCTACTGGTCCAAGGCCGAGTGGGATCCGGAGGCGCCCGCGGCCACCGCTCCCCCCGGGCGCGCGGTGCTGCGCCGGGAGGGCCGCTCGGCGGTGCTGATCGCCTACGGCCCCTCAGTCCCGGTCTGCCTGGAGGCGGCGGAGGCCGCCCGGGCGGACGGCTGGGACCTGGCCGTACTGGACCTCCGCTCGCTGGTCCCGTTCGACGACGAGACGGTCTGCGCGGCGGTCCGCAGGACCGGGCGGGCGGTGGTCGTCCACGAGTCCTCGGGGTTCGCCGGAGTCGGCGCGGAGATCGCGGCCCGGGTCACCGAGCGCTGCTTCCACCACCTGGAGGCGCCGGTGCTGCGGGTCGCCGGCTTCGACATCCCCTATCCGCCGCCGATGCTGGAACGGCACCATCTCCCGGGCGTGGACCGGATCCTGGACGCGGTCGCCCGGCTGCAGTGGGAGTCGTCCCCGTCGGGCGACCCGGACGAAGGGGCGGGACGGCGATGA